In Heterodontus francisci isolate sHetFra1 chromosome 46, sHetFra1.hap1, whole genome shotgun sequence, a single window of DNA contains:
- the isg20l2 gene encoding interferon-stimulated 20 kDa exonuclease-like 2 — protein MADFALNLDFSAGASQKQAHPNLKHQHFLKRRAYLERKGYLHKKQGARVQVARRGSPPSGWNAGSRACQPARAPPSGFCANGTGIAGTAAKAPQKGTGPAAQRVPERPPPIADHPKRAPVPAANATSSSVKPYKCVALDCEMVGTGQGGKRSELARCSVIGYDGDLVYDKYILPPNPITDYRTRWSGIRRQHMRNATPFKLAQKEILKVLCGKIVIGHAVHNDFKALNYFHPPSMTRDTSKIPLLNRKAGFPEKESVSLKRLTKQLLHRDIQVGKQGHSSVEDARATMELYKLVEAQWEREAGDQPGQK, from the exons ATGGCTGACTTTGCGCTGAACCTGGACTTCTCTGCTGGAGCCTCGCAGAAGCAGGCCCACCCCAACCTCAAGCACCAACACTTCCTGAAGCGCCGAGCCTACCTGGAGAGGAAGGGTTACCTGCACAAGAAGCAAGGGGCCAGGGTACAGGTCGCTCGGCGTGGTTCGCCGCCCTCGGGATGGAACGCTGGCTCCAGGGCGTGCCAGCCGGCGCGGGCACCCCCCTCTGGCTTCTGCGCCAACGGAACGGGCATCGCCGGCACTGCCGCCAAGGCGCCCCAGAAAGGCA CGGGCCCTGCTGCTCAGCGAGTGCCAGAGCGGCCTCCGCCGATCGCCGACCACCCCAAGCGTGCCCCCGTGCCCGCCGCCAACGCCACCAGCAGCTCTGTCAAGCCCTACAAGTGCGTGGCCCTGGACTGCGAGATGGTGGGCACGGGCCAGGGGGGGAAGAGGAGCGAGCTGGCCCGCTGCAGCGTGATCGGCTACGACGGGGACCTGGTGTACGACAAGTACATCCTCCCGCCCAACCCCATCACGGACTACCGTACCCGCTGGAGCGGCATCCGTCGGCAGCACATGAGAAACGCCACGCCCTTCAAACTGGCGCAGAAAGAG ATATTAAAGGTGCTGTGCGGGAAGATTGTGATTGGCCACGCCGTACACAATGATTTCAAGGCACTAAACTACTTCCACCCCCCATCGATGACCCGGGACACCTCGAAGATCCCGCTCTTGAACCGCAAGGCGGGCTTCCCCGAGAAGGAATCGGTGTCGCTGAAGAGACTCACGAAACAGCTGCTTCACCGAGACATCCAG GTGGGCAAGCAGGGTCACTCGTCAGTTGAAGACGCTCGTGCCACGATGGAACTGTACAAACTGGTGGAAGCTCAGTGGGAGCGCGAGGCGGGCGATCAGCCGGGACAGAAGTAG